Proteins from one Xenorhabdus griffiniae genomic window:
- the punC gene encoding purine nucleoside transporter PunC: MTTNKNTIPFMSYLAGLSMLGYLAIDMYLPAFDAMKAELGTSTNAISASLSIFLAGFAFAQLLWGQLSDRLGRKPVLIIGLSLFSISCLGMLWITDPIQLLVLRFMQAVGVCSAAVTWQALVVDRYDAERTKRVFAMIMPLVALSPALAPLLGAWLLTHSGWRVIFLILMIVTILLLIPTFFLTNKRTNIETRTDKKAVSFFTLLTSPVFNGNVLIYASCSAGFFAWLTGSPTILKDMGYDPTDIGLSYIPQTLAFMIGGYGCRILLEKVKSETVFPFLLVGYAVSMITIYLISILSQPSFIAILIPFCVMAAMNGASYPIAVANALSIYPQDSGKAAALQNALQLGLCFVASMLVSVFMEYPLLSTTTIMALTVVPMAAGYWLQKQGVEKSHQA; encoded by the coding sequence ATGACAACAAATAAAAACACCATTCCATTTATGTCTTATCTCGCTGGCTTAAGCATGTTAGGCTATTTGGCCATTGATATGTATCTGCCCGCTTTTGATGCAATGAAAGCAGAATTAGGTACATCAACTAATGCTATCAGTGCAAGCCTTAGCATTTTTCTTGCCGGATTTGCTTTTGCACAACTTTTATGGGGTCAATTGTCTGACCGGTTAGGCAGAAAACCTGTTCTTATTATCGGCCTGTCCCTGTTTTCCATTAGTTGTTTAGGTATGCTTTGGATAACAGATCCGATCCAATTACTGGTATTGAGATTTATGCAGGCTGTGGGCGTTTGTTCCGCTGCGGTAACCTGGCAAGCTTTGGTCGTCGACAGATATGATGCAGAGCGTACCAAACGTGTTTTTGCCATGATCATGCCTTTGGTTGCCCTTTCTCCTGCACTTGCTCCTTTGTTGGGGGCATGGTTATTGACGCATAGTGGCTGGAGAGTCATTTTCCTTATTTTAATGATAGTAACGATATTGCTGTTAATACCCACATTTTTCCTGACTAATAAACGTACTAATATTGAAACCCGCACTGATAAAAAAGCGGTTTCTTTCTTTACGTTATTAACTTCTCCAGTTTTTAACGGAAATGTATTGATCTACGCATCTTGCAGTGCCGGTTTTTTTGCCTGGCTAACGGGTTCACCAACCATTCTGAAAGATATGGGTTATGATCCTACCGATATTGGTTTAAGTTATATTCCTCAAACTCTGGCATTTATGATTGGCGGGTATGGTTGCCGTATCTTACTGGAAAAAGTAAAAAGTGAAACGGTATTCCCATTTTTGTTGGTAGGTTATGCTGTAAGCATGATCACTATTTATTTGATCTCCATATTAAGTCAACCTTCATTTATCGCCATTCTTATTCCTTTTTGTGTAATGGCAGCAATGAATGGCGCATCCTATCCAATTGCAGTAGCAAATGCTTTGTCTATTTATCCACAAGATAGTGGTAAAGCGGCTGCATTACAAAATGCCCTGCAATTGGGCCTCTGTTTTGTCGCAAGTATGCTCGTCTCTGTATTTATGGAATACCCTCTTTTATCGACGACAACAATAATGGCGCTTACGGTTGTGCCAATGGCTGCCGGTTATTGGCTGCAAAAACAAGGTGTTGAAAAAAGCCATCAAGCATAA
- the cfa gene encoding cyclopropane fatty acyl phospholipid synthase gives MSSSFVEGKKTITDPWHRIAHELLQEIDIDINGKRPFDIRIKNPDFYKRVLKEGSLGLGESYMDGWWECDRLDIFFYKVLRAGLEHRIPKNIKDIFKIIISRIFNLQSPKRAWIVGKEHYNLGNDLFIRMLDPHMQYSCGYWKDANTLEEAQSHKLRLICEKLQLSPGMTLLDIGCGWGGLAAYAAENYGVSVTGVTISAEQQKYAQERCKDLNVEIILEDYRNLNLQFDRVVSVGMFEHVGPKNYDNYFSIVKKNLKPDGLFLLHTIGSNIDKSGSDAWISKYIFPNGCLPSIAKIAKTTTGKFVMEDWHNFGADYDRTLMAWYERFIASWHEIEHNYSPRFKRMFSYYLNACAGAFRARDIQLWQIVFSPRGIEKGLRVPR, from the coding sequence ATGAGTTCGTCTTTCGTTGAAGGTAAAAAAACAATCACTGATCCTTGGCATAGGATCGCCCATGAATTGCTTCAGGAAATTGATATTGATATCAATGGCAAGCGCCCTTTCGACATACGTATTAAAAATCCTGATTTCTATAAGCGCGTATTGAAAGAAGGCTCGTTGGGGCTGGGTGAGAGTTATATGGATGGCTGGTGGGAATGTGATCGCCTTGATATTTTCTTTTACAAAGTATTGCGGGCAGGTTTAGAACATCGTATTCCTAAAAATATCAAGGATATCTTCAAGATAATTATCTCTCGTATATTTAATTTACAATCTCCCAAACGTGCCTGGATTGTAGGTAAGGAACATTATAATTTAGGTAATGACCTGTTTATTCGGATGCTTGATCCTCACATGCAATATTCTTGCGGTTATTGGAAAGATGCCAACACACTGGAAGAAGCACAATCCCATAAGCTACGCCTGATTTGCGAAAAACTACAACTGTCTCCAGGCATGACCTTATTGGATATCGGTTGTGGATGGGGAGGTTTGGCCGCCTATGCAGCAGAAAACTATGGTGTATCTGTCACAGGGGTAACGATTTCAGCCGAGCAACAGAAGTATGCACAGGAACGCTGCAAGGACCTAAATGTAGAAATTATCCTTGAAGATTACCGAAACCTTAATTTGCAATTTGATCGCGTTGTATCTGTCGGCATGTTTGAACATGTGGGCCCTAAAAATTATGATAATTATTTCAGTATTGTGAAAAAGAACTTAAAACCTGATGGTCTGTTCCTTCTTCATACCATCGGTTCCAATATTGATAAATCAGGTTCCGATGCATGGATCAGCAAGTATATTTTTCCCAACGGCTGCTTACCATCAATTGCCAAAATTGCCAAAACAACCACCGGAAAATTTGTTATGGAAGATTGGCATAATTTTGGTGCTGATTATGACCGGACATTGATGGCATGGTATGAGCGATTTATCGCCAGTTGGCATGAAATAGAGCATAACTATAGCCCACGTTTCAAACGGATGTTCAGTTATTACCTGAACGCCTGTGCAGGTGCATTCCGTGCAAGGGATATACAGTTATGGCAGATAGTCTTTAGTCCCCGAGGTATTGAAAAAGGATTAAGAGTACCTAGATAG